The sequence AGCTTTGGCATAAGAGACAAGAATTGTTCAAGAGCAACGTCAAGACTTCCGGGAGAAGCGCCCAAACCGTAATTCAGTTCAATTTCTTGTTTGGGTAAGCTAAACTTTGGAACACGTACACTCATTACGTTGGCGAAACTAACATCTACCCTCATATCACCACTGGTTGACATCAAAGTCTGCTCAAGCATTTGAGGCAAAGTCTGTGCTCTAGCTAATAAAAATCCTGCATAACATAAGGCTAATTCCTCTTCTATTTTCTGCCGCAACTGGTAAACAGCTCTAGCTCTTACTAAGAATTCCTTAACCAGGGCATCTTGTTTATCCTTTAATAATTTATGCCCTCTTTTTGCTACGACAAGACTCTTTTTGAGCTTGGATAACTCCATCCTATTAGGGTTTACATTAAGTACTTTTGCCATATATCAACCCCTCCTTACTCATTTACAGTAGATTGAGTCTTTTCCCCTTCTAAATTTAATAAAGGTTGTAAATATTTTTCGACATATTCGTCTCTGACTCTTTTAAGCTCCTTTGTTGGGACTATTGTCAGCAGTTCCCAACCAAGTTGAAGGGTTTCCTCTATGCTTCTATTCTCGTATTCTCCTTGGCGGATATATTCGTTTTCAAATCTATCAGCAAATTTTGCGAATGCTTTATCTTCCTCAGACAAAGCACTATCTCCAAGGATAACAGCCAGTTCTTTTGCTTCTTTTCCTCGCGAATAAGCTGCAAAAAGCTGATTAGTGAGATCTGCATGATCTTCTCTAGTCTTATCCTTACCTATTCCCTTATCTTTTAATCGAGACAACGACGGCATGACATCAATAGGGG comes from Synergistaceae bacterium and encodes:
- a CDS encoding V-type ATP synthase subunit D; this translates as MAKVLNVNPNRMELSKLKKSLVVAKRGHKLLKDKQDALVKEFLVRARAVYQLRQKIEEELALCYAGFLLARAQTLPQMLEQTLMSTSGDMRVDVSFANVMSVRVPKFSLPKQEIELNYGLGASPGSLDVALEQFLSLMPKLVELAAEEKAVNSMALEIEKTRRRVNALEHVMIPNTTETIRSIAMKLDEAERSTLSRLMVIKDIVRAH